One window of the Manihot esculenta cultivar AM560-2 chromosome 14, M.esculenta_v8, whole genome shotgun sequence genome contains the following:
- the LOC110600049 gene encoding uncharacterized protein LOC110600049 translates to MRSSATSPSSSSLFLRTVSTPPLLRCRNLSFFSSPCSFFRSNKPRILRLSASLAQKDLHFSWFSPGPSSNDDGFNGWAIVEAPPRRYEKKGFSTILIGGGTCVAALFAAIAYFSLSRQGFKLHFHYPLPSLRGTISPIDNKEDKFVAKDLIVGDSDENAVVSEGKSGFMPEENGETITSVSEQRLQRVKLSVPVDSCQLEALSVLKKLKIIEDDVRAEDLCTRREYARWLVRLNSLLERNPKHRIVPPMLFSGSVVAAFDDVGVEHSDFDSIQALAEAGIIPSKILGTDCCSESSNGDVSFCFYPERFISRQDLINWKAQLEYRFTPGITEQMSRMKVDYMDVKEISPDASPELLADVLAGDKSIIRKVFGQSRRFQPNKPLTKAQAAVALTSGRMTEAIYDEILRLEAEHSSRQVAIEEIRSELLDKGDIVRFWNEKMNEERTRGFEVQKLYIAALQDLEYEKTVQEKALAEHLKEKAAMECQRQLLLGLKEEVDEMSGRLKSERSMYVAEQCSLQELLSELQIKQEEIVDKKSVLEAEIEALRILRSWVEDEARKSQARAKVLEEVGQRWKWDNQG, encoded by the exons ATGCGCTCTTCTGCTACttcaccttcttcttcttctctcttccttCGCACTGTGTCCACTCCCCCCCTTCTTCGATGCCGTAAtctctccttcttctcttctccttGCTCATTTTTCAGATCCAACAAACCTAGAATTCTCCGTCTCTCTGCTTCCCTTGCCCAAAAGGATCTCCACTTCTCTTGGTTCTCTCCTGGCCCATCCTCCAACGATGACGGCTTTAACGGTTGGGCTATTGTTGAAGCTCCTCCTCGTAGATATGAGAAGAAAG GCTTTTCTACAATTCTGATTGGTGGTGGGACTTGCGTGGCTGCTCTGTTCGCTGCCATTGCCTACTTCTCGTTATCTAGACAAG GGTTTAAGTTGCATTTTCATTATCCCTTGCCCTCTTTGCGTGGGACGATAAGTCCAATTGATAACAAAGAGGATAAATTTGTAGCTAAGGACTTGATTGTTGGCGATTCTGATGAAAATGCAGTTGTGTCTGAGGGAAAGTCAGGATTTATGCCTGAAGAAAATGGGGAAACTATAACTTCAG TGTCTGAACAGAGGCTTCAACGAGTTAAATTATCAGTTCCAGTAGATTCTTGTCAGCTTGAAGCTCTATCAGTTCTGAAGAAACTTAAG ATCATTGAAGATGATGTGAGGGCTGAGGACCTGTGCACTAGAAGGGAATATGCAAGATGGTTGGTCCGTCTAAATTCATTATTGGAAAG GAATCCAAAGCATAGAATTGTTCCACCTATGCTATTTTCTGGTTCTGTAGTTGCTGCATTTGATGATGTGGGTGTTGAACATTCTGATTTTGATTCCATCCAAG CTCTTGCAGAAGCTGGCATCATACCTAGCAAGATTCTGGGGACTGATTGCTGTTCTGAGAGTTCAAATGGCGATGTAAGCTTCTGCTTTTACCCTGAGAG GTTTATTTCTCGGCAGGATTTAATCAACTGGAAAGCTCAGTTGGAGTATAGGTTCACACCAGGAATTACAGAACAG ATGTCAAGAATGAAAGTAGATTATATGGATGTGAAGGAGATCAGTCCAGATGCATCACCTGAACTCCTTGCCGATGTGTTGGCTGGAGACAAGAGCATAATCAGAAAAGTTTTTG GACAGAGTAGGCGGTTTCAACCTAATAAACCTTTGACAAAAGCCCAAGCAGCAGTGGCATTGACAAGTGGCAGGATGACAGAAGCAATTTATGATGAAATATTAAGATTGGAAGCTGAGCATTCTTCAAGACAAGTTGCAATAGAGGAAATAAGGTCTGAGTTGCTTGACAAAGGAGATATAGTGAGATTTTGGAATGAGAAGATGAATGAAGAAAGAACCCGTGGATTTGAGGTTCAGAAACTTTATATTGCTGCATTACAAGACCTGGAATATGAGAAAACTGTTCAGGAGAAAGCTTTGGCTGAGCATTTGAAGGAGAAGGCAGCCATGGAGTGTCAGAGGCAACTGCTTCTTGGTCTGAAGGAAGAGGTTGATGAGATGTCAGGAAGGCTTAAATCTGAGAGGTCTATGTATGTAGCTGAACAGTGTAGTCTACAAGAATTGCTAAGTGAATTACAGATCAAGCAGGAAGAGATTGTTGATAAAAAATCAGTACTGGAAGCTGAAATAGAAGCTCTTCGAATTCTAAG ATCTTGGGTGGAGGATGAAGCTAGGAAAAGCCAAGCTCGCGCAAAAGTTCTTGAGGAGGTAGGACAAAGGTGGAAGTGGGACAACCAAGGTTGA
- the LOC110630677 gene encoding clavaminate synthase-like protein At3g21360, producing MEFYCKDFKVGKCQGQKLVDGHTMPLVLQPSEPHNGDLDSLLGALKRNKDWFDELIIKNSAVLLRGFDVKKAEDFNDIIETFGWDDIRYVGPAPRTHIYKRVWTANEGPLSEFIYYHHEMVLIKEFPKKVVLFCEIPPPEGGETPFVPSFKVTERMLEEFPQEVEDIDTKGLKYTFSAPSNNNTSSMRGRGWEDAFGTSDPAEAERRAKALGMDMEWLPNGGVKTILGPRPLTRVFEGRKGRRMWFNTVVGMHGKEVSSAMMADGSEIPEKFVKRCEQIIEEESIQFKWEAGDVLFLDNYALLHGRRPSLPPRKVLVATCK from the exons ATGGAATTCTATTGCAAGGACTTCAAGGTAGGGAAATGCCAAGGACAGAAGTTGGTGGATGGTCATACCATGCCACTAGTGTTACAACCATCAGAGCCTCACAATGGTGACTTGGACTCTCTTCTTGGGGCTCTGAAGAGGAATAAGGACTGGTTTGATGAACTGATCATCAAAAACAGTGCTGTTTTGCTTCGAGGTttcgatgtgaagaaagctgAGGATTTTAATGATATAATTGAAACCTTCGGCTGGGATGATATTCGTTACGTAGGTCCTGCTCCAAGGACGCACATCTACAAACGAGTATGGACTGCTAATGAAGGACCCTTGTCTGAGTTCATATACTACCACCATGAAATGGTTTTG ATAAAAGAATTTCCCAAGAAGGTGGTGCTTTTCTGCGAGATCCCACCACCAGAGGGAGGAGAGACACCGTTTGTTCCTAGCTTCAAAGTTACAGAGAGGATGCTAGAGGAGTTCCCTCAAGAAGTGGAAGATATTGACACAAAAGGGCTAAAGTACACTTTCTCAGCTCCTAGCAACAATAATACATCATCCATGAGAGGCAGAGGCTGGGAGGATGCTTTTGGAACATCAGACCCTGCAGAAGCTGAGAGAAG GGCGAAGGCTCTAGGGATGGACATGGAGTGGCTGCCAAATGGGGGTGTGAAAACAATCCTGGGTCCAAGGCCATTAACAAGGGTGTTTGagggaagaaaaggaaggaggatgTGGTTCAACACAGTAGTCGGGATGCATGGAAAGGAGGTGAGCTCAGCTATGATGGCAGATGGAAGTGAAATCCCAGAAAAATTTGTGAAGAGATGCGAGCAAATCATTGAAGAGGAGAGCATCCAATTCAAGTGGGAAGCAGGAGATGTGCTTTTTCTTGATAATTATGCTTTGCTTCATGGAAGAAGGCCTTCTTTGCCTCCCAGAAAAGTCCTTGTTGCCACATGCAAGTAG
- the LOC110599630 gene encoding protein decapping 5, with translation MATENSTNTASTSRSNSTADSYLGSLISLTSKSEIRYEGVLYNINTEESSIGLKNVRSFGTEGRKKDGPQIPPSDKVYEYILFRGSDIKDLQVKSSPPFQPTPPINNDPAIIQSHYPHPVSTSASLSPAVSGSLSDIGSHNAQMGLPGSNFQGGLPLYQPGGNLGTWGASPPPPNANGSGLAMPMYWQGYYGPPNGLPHLHQQSLLRPPPGLSIPPSLQQPMQYPNYNAPLPAGASNLPLSNLPTANLSVSNLPASLSDMQSPLLSAGTSSLNLVSSSSASSTLPSTLHSVPSASLGSEILPSLIPNKTSSSALPAANLNASLQALSPLTSSGPELNTIVPPISSKPNAISGPTIPYQSTVQSMPSVVASNTLRTEAPTPSLVTPGQLLQSGPTTVPSSQPAQTAHKDVEVVQASSTLSMEPSVPVVTEGQPPILPTPVPARANNKPNGAPFHSRHGYRGRGGGRGIGSSHPVTRFTEEFDFMAMNEKFKKDEVWGHLGKSNKSHSKDREYGKGSDDDDSQYEDDDELTEIEVKPVYNKDDFFDTLSCNALDRDSQNGRTRFSEQLKIDTETFGNFSRYRGGRGGRGIPRGGRSRGSYGRGYGYGYGYGYNYGGRGRGRAMPDRAS, from the exons ATGGCTACGGAGAATAGTACGAATACGGCATCGACTTCGAGATCGAATTCGACCGCCGATTCCTACCTCGGCAGCTTGATAAGCTTGACTTCCAAGAGTGAGATCAGATACGAGGGCGTTCTCTACAATATCAACACCGAAGAGTCCAGCATCGGATTGAAAAACG TGCGGTCATTTGGAACAGAAGGAAGGAAAAAAGATGGCCCGCAAATCCCACCCAGTGACAAAGTTTATGAATACATATTGTTCCGTGGAAGTGACATCAAG GACTTACAGGTCAAGTCTTCTCCACCTTTTCAGCCAACACCACCTATAAACAATGATCCAGCAATTATACAG TCTCACTATCCTCATCCAGTTTCTACATCTGCAAGCTTGTCACCTGCTGTTAGTGGGTCTTTGAGCGACATCGGATCCCACAATGCTCAAATGGGACTACCTGGATCTAATTTCCAAGGTGGGCTGCCTCTATATCAACCTGGAGGGAATTTAGGAACATGGGGAGCTTCACCTCCTCCCCCAAATGCAAATGGCAGTGGGCTTGCTATGCCCATGTATTGGCAAGGTTACTATGGCCCTCCAAATGGGCTTCCTCATTTACACCAGCAATCCTTGCTTCGACCACCACCTGGGCTGTCAATTCCTCCTTCCTTGCAGCAGCCAATGCAATATCCAAACTATAATGCCCCTTTACCCGCAGGAGCCTCAAACTTGCCGCTTTCCAACTTGCCAACTGCTAACTTGTCGGTTTCAAACTTGCCAGCTTCCTTGTCAGACATGCAATCTCCTTTGCTTTCTGCCGGAACTAGTTCCCTTAATTTAGTATCCTCTTCTTCAGCATCATCTACTTTGCCTTCAACTTTACACTCAGTGCCCTCTGCTAGTTTAGGTTCCGAAATATTACCGAGTTTGATTCCTAATAAGACTTCTAGTTCTGCACTTCCGGCAGCCAATTTAAATGCCAGCTTACAGGCACTCTCTCCTTTGACTTCTTCAGGCCCAGAATTAAATACAATTGTACCACCAATCTCTAGCAAGCCTAATGCAATTTCTGGTCCAACTATACCTTATCAAAGCACTGTACAATCAATGCCTTCTGTTGTTGCCTCTAATACTCTTCGAACAGAAGCGCCAACACCTTCATTGGTAACCCCAGGTCAGTTGTTGCAGTCTGGACCCACTACAGTCCCTTCATCGCAACCTGCACAAACAGCTCATAAAGATGTAGAGGTTGTTCAGGCATCATCAACATTATCAATGGAGCCATCAGTGCCTGTTGTTACGGAAGGGCAGCCACCAATACTCCCAACACCTGTTCCAGCACGGGCAAATAATAAG CCAAATGGAGCTCCATTCCATTCTCGTCACGGTTATAGGGGGcgtggaggaggaagaggaataGGG AGTTCACATCCTGTGACAAGATTTACTGAGGAATTCGATTTTATGGCAATGAATGAAAAATTCAAGAAGGATGAAGTATGGGGTCATCTTGGTAAGAGTAACAAATCTCATTCGAAGGACAGAGAATATGGAAAAGGCAGTGATGATGATGATTCTCAatatgaagatgatgatgaattAACTGAGATTGAAGTCAAG CCTGTTTATAACAAAGATGACTTTTTTGATACACTCTCCTGCAATGCACTTGATCGTGATTCTCAGAACGGAAGGACTAGATTTTCTGAGCAACTGAAAATAGACACAGAG ACTTTTGGCAACTTTTCAAGGTATCGAGGAGGTAGGGGTGGCCGGGGCATTCCTCGTGGTGGTCGATCTCGTGGATCTTATGGAAGGGGTTATGGCTATGGCTATGGGTATGGCTACAACTACGGTGGTAGGGGCCGTGGCCGTGCCATGCCTGATCGGGCATCATAG